The following are encoded in a window of Vespula pensylvanica isolate Volc-1 chromosome 2, ASM1446617v1, whole genome shotgun sequence genomic DNA:
- the LOC122626938 gene encoding peroxisome assembly factor 2, with the protein MYSWSYYINFLQSLTQTYMRQNPYYVLNYIFLCYVQFKFERLMRKKIHCFTLSDKTLNRLVNKEIERVNDYIDPYTCILANINEINITIPSWFYLCCKSSFKKYKIIVIPFEDTEQNAIYVSETMRYNLEIVFHCIDLDDKLFLIPATDNIVNFATEVKVSLIFNPYDSPINLTDALLKNYFSEPRFLRWNDVFSIDVKEYANDRIYTVAQIATTLYFKVIVQKLNGNLTSKGCFIVQGETALIQENNIHSYLPCKKSYLLPEELILRLTCKNSDNNYYVKSYPPVLVEFSNSLKDCIKPFMKSDIQLHIKPVFLLIGPSGSAIHEIVQITSETMGLHLLNIDFAEVQTLTSAQTEAKLRILIHNANKSAPCILCLNNIQVFGKTFEGQKDERTISAFAKEINDLYSKTLNYPVIIIATSDGSEIPGELHRIFTETINLESLDRQKRMDIIKWRLACQRINYDADLLNIAELCSDFQYKDLITLTLHTIKIYCKRTKQYSEHSITLTKDDFVKAYEYIQSINMDSKGMPRVPKVYWNDVGGLENLKHEITRRIRLPMLNSFGFGQSGLLLYGPPGTGKTLLAKAVATEYQLHFLSIKGPEVLNMYVGQSEENIRQVFERARSAAPCIIFFDELDSLAPNRGRSGDSGGVMDRVVSQLLAEMDGLEKASNIFIIGATNRPDLIDPALLRPGRFDKLLYVGIHSSFVSKLNVLEALTRKFKFLNHGKELKQLIVDLPVNLTGADLYSICSNAWLNAARRILNTINNMQDNLAKEKYLTHFSEEFSHVTVELLDFKEAINNWSPSISKEEMQRYEKMQKEFSSRQILTVNM; encoded by the exons ATGTATTCGTGGtcatattacataaattttttacaatcatTAACCCAAACCTATATGAGACAAAATCCTTATTACGttcttaattatatctttttatgttATGTgcaatttaaatttgaaaggttaatgagaaaaaagatacattgTTTTACTTTATCGGATAAAACTTTGAATCGTTTGGTAAATAAGGAAATTGAACGTGTGAATGATTATATTGATCCTTATACTTGTATACTAGCAAATATAAATGagattaatataacaataccAAGTTGGTTTTATCTATGCTGCAAatcatcatttaaaaaatataagataatagtTATACCTTTCGAAGACACTGAACAGAATGCAATATATGTTTCTGAAACTATGCGATATAATTTAGAGATTGTGTTTCATTGCATAGATTTGGATGACAAACTTTTCCTTA ttCCCGCAACagataatattgttaattttgCGACGGAAGTTAAAGTATCGTTAATCTTTAATCCCTATGACTCTCCAATAAATTTAACAGatgcattattaaaaaactaCTTTTCTGAACCACGCTTTTTAAGATGGAATGATGTATTTAGCATTGATGTAAAGGAATATGCAAACGATCGTATATATACCGTAGCTCAAATAGCAACTACACTATATTTTAAGGTCATAGTTCAAAAATTGAATGGTAATCTAACTAGCAAAGGTTGTTTTATTGTACAAGGAGAAACAGCACttatacaagaaaataatatacacagTTATCTTCCTTGTAAAAAAAGCTACTTGCTTCcagaagaattaattttacgattaactTGTAAAAAttcagataataattattacgttaaaTCTTATCCACCAGTGTTAGTAGAATTTTCTAACTCTTTAAAAGACTGTATTAAACCGTTTATGAAATCTG atatccaattacatataaaacCTGTATTTCTTCTAATTGGGCCATCAGGCTCTGCAATTCATGAGATAGTACAAATTACTTCGGAAACAATGGGTTTACATTTACTTAATATAGATTTTGCAGAAGTTCAAACTTTAACATCAGCACAAACTGAGGCAAAATTACGTATTTTGATACATAATGCTAACAAATCTGCACCATGTATACTTTGCTTGAATAATATTCAG gttTTCGGTAAAACATTTGAAGGgcagaaagatgaaagaactATATCTGCTtttgcaaaagaaataaacgatcttTATAGCAAGACTCTAAATTATCCTGTTATAATAATAGCTACTTCAGATGGGTCTGAGATTCCTGGAGAGTTACATAGAATATTTACAGAAACAATTAACTTGGAAAGTTTAGATCGTCAAAAGCGAATGGATATCATAAAATGGCGGTTAGCGTgtcaaagaataaattatgatGCAGATTTATTAAACATAGCAGAATTATGTTCTGATTTTCAATACAAAGATTTAATAACTTTGACATTGcatactataaaaatatattgcaaaaGAACAAAGCAATATTCTGAACATTCCATAACACTAACAAAGGATGACTTTGTTAAAGCTTATg aatatattcAATCAATAAATATGGATAGCAAAGGAATGCCACGTGTACCAAAAGTGTACTGGAATGATGTTGGTGgcttagaaaatttaaaacatGAAATCACTCGTAGAATTCGTTTACCCATGTTAAACAGTTTTGGTTTTGGACAATCTGGCTTACTTTTATATGGTCCACCTGGAACAGGAAAAACTCTTCTCGCTAAGGCAGTTGCAACTGAATATCAGCTTcactttttatcgattaaaggTCCTGAAGTTTTAAATATGTACGTTGGACAAAgtgaagaaaatattagacaag TATTTGAAAGAGCGCGCTCTGCAGCACCATGCATCATTTTTTTTGACGAGTTAGATTCGCTGGCTCCTAATCGTGGCAGAAGTGGAGATAGCGGCGGCGTTATGGATCGCGTTGTTTCTCAGTTATTAGCAGAAATGGATGGTCTTGAAAAAGCaagcaatatttttattataggtGCAACAAATAGGCCAGATTTAATCGATCCAGCTTTACTTCGACCTGGTAGATTTGACAAATTGTTATATGTAGGAATTCATTCAAGTTTTGTTTCCAAACTTAATGTTTTAGAAGCATTAACACGCaagtttaaatttttaaatcatggAAAAGAGTTGAAACAACTTATAGTGGATTTACCTGTTAATCTTACTGGTGCtgatttatattctatttgttCCAATGCTTGGCTCAATGCTGCTCGTAGAATTCTTAATACTATCAATAATATGCAGGATAATTTagctaaagaaaaatatcttacaCATTTTTCTGAAGAATTTAGTCATGTAACTGTCGAACTATTAGATTTTAAGGAAGCAATAAATAATTGGAGTCCATCAATCagtaaagaagaaatgcaAAGGTatgaaaaaatgcaaaaagaattttcttctagACAAATACTAACTGTCAATATGTAA